The Plasmodium relictum strain SGS1 genome assembly, chromosome: 9 genome window below encodes:
- a CDS encoding petidase, M16 family, putative, translating into MKNSKITTYLTVKCLLLLVLFFQKHSSQNSLNNRTNYGLNDEELKAMILGLNYNQSSKNKNEVDKENTENESLLLRNFINEDTFDNMKNEKEIEGIKKSKKKHFDASNRNISNKSTSLIKNEKKNTSLELKNYQSLQKTIESNKLNKEDNQYDNDENQDTDYFSDSYDFDNTNAFINKNDTSKLNYSNSHKKNDLYDINESNEANISNSTRLNDLKDVYNSNELNVLDEENEVSGLSDLSKEIDTDDTNITKEINNVNSINTPNNLNKRNITNDASSVQNINNLDKDNKANKLEHLTNNNNENSNNLNSVSNSNIRILRRENNINNLKNEHIFNDTSNINSNILNNNNANNISDIKASHKNNSNNNDKDINNFDKIDEVNNKITKNIDDNVNNINQTNKYNFNNNNTNAYDINGINNNLNYDDNKENINNVNYNNLSSTYRANDVHDVTISNNINDENSKNINNLNSNNVNYNDNDANDNSNTNNQNLNYNSNNISNSSNANNSNLSDNRNDTYGTNNNLNDINNSINSIYNNFSNNNSINDHNSSSIFHLNNNNAHYASNVSANNLNHGNNINDVNKINNGFNDNDINGLNKFNLNNYNVNNNNSNNHSKGNSNDSYLSDNNVSDKNGNLLFNDPKNINNYIKNLDNTNSEKSESSRNVMNIKNDEKIQEVNKLENEKSNNEVHKTSSENIDEPTGSKVFKVPKKRKPKNNDTFSMENDKKYDPEDMYHGKMNNSTESYNNYISNWKNNEKDELKQKNMDEYLKKNDNLNNALPKGLNFYKIGESDEKPRGLFNEEGQKKSPHFSEQKNLKNISDNDEKNDMKNSMEDTDGLDESKREVLKRINPVKFEEYINDKLYDTSEEKESKILNKTEKNWENLFSEKINLKKGEYDRNEYKYFKLKNNEFKVLGIINKYSPKGGFSISVDCGGYDDFNGIPGISHLLQHSIFYRSQKRSTTLLSELGKYSSEHNCHTNESFTNYYATANSEDVHHLLKLFADNLFYPVFDEEYIENEVREINNEYVAMENNPENCLKTVSEYITDFKYSKFFVYGNYVTLCQNVLRNGLNIKKILYEFHRKCYQPKNMSLSILLGKKIGSDNHYNMSDIENIVVEIFEKIKNYNYSKENDIIGKENSHIGLGKRNFNRRKNHYDNTNFIYNDTHYNFLGYNDNEYGTFIEFINKSNYIIDSNQKSKYVEILKKEGWEDQIYLYWSSKINIDLYKKIEEFGSINFLQEIFSDFKINGLKYKLLVENKYAYDFKIISTYNKYYLNYGTLIKLTKKGKSNLVHLLHIYNIFIKEITKLFDHDSLDKGLNKYILDYYREKAFVTDHNFNNNDVNVGLNDLINYSNKLLTYSDDPSLFSTINKLIEDRDKNDFRNHIKITSLIGSLIKNENLNILNVVDEFSITNQSKIPYTTITYATGENPYLIDEKEIINDINLKLPEIKVCPSSNFGSDNIFYEQNFFCVPYNNRENFEYSENKQMFMSQENKNALRSSILYNTPCLIKSSYGYNIYFKKGLTNVSRVKTDIIFYFPSKNFTFYEDIFTRIHIIILKKKIKIFLSDYTNCSVNINIKYSAGSYSIHIEANSDFFEELFKKLEELMSANEIPSTDEFNEAYDELNLSVQTNTKFGIENSLKIMHSLFNKYIPTDKEIYDILNSFFFYPSYNAYVKYINSFFQRNYISIFIYGNLIISNSKNNENSLNDNKNNVDNNSYNNTNNNNNITDNNNNEIKDNINVDSDNINSDMTENINSNNNDNSNIDNNYTNDKDNNNHDDNNLNNNENIDNNNEHKIKDNAYYRIDNENNSSYLKKKQEASEKREDFEEENFNSDSLQISFNASGIEYLVNLCESFIRKVTNSVIKRSESTYYTRKLINDEDIEINVQNTGQNISNSIIVSYMIESETILSDVLINIIADLISSDFIKFIKIRYNDGYIVNVKTFFTPYGLGGLLFVIQSFDKEVEKLQADICTFVKYLTFQLLNIEIPELIKKLEIMKESYVINNTIYTFNQEYSSIMDQLTIGHECFDKKDKIIKIFDELINCPQIILDKINYILKNSKKAIFKEYKPFNISNNKKEINDNNNINERCNYSYLKDIKMSNVQLIDDSHLIKTYKLNENKSVSNYDIFKMGELHKKENFINLPNFLQRGEKGLFQYFIDYFRSDDKSHLKDGNYLDFKSCDEEMSSENIHVFQNFTDNIKKIREYFLLKFTTDKEIKEKCSIDYEEIRKYCYVHNANDNDKENALK; encoded by the coding sequence atgaaaaattCGAAGATAACTACATATTTGACTGTTAAATGCTTGCTATtattagttttattttttcaaaaacaTTCAAGTcaaaattcattaaataatagAACTAATTATGGATTAAATGATGAAGAACTCAAAGCAATGATTCTGGGGCTTAACTATAACCAATCtagcaaaaataaaaatgaagtagACAAGGAAAACACAGAAAATGAATCTCTTTTATTGcgtaattttattaatgaagATACATTtgataatatgaaaaatgaaaaagaaattgaaggtattaaaaaaagtaaaaaaaagcaTTTTGATGCGTCTAACAGAAATATATCCAACAAAAGTACCTCATtgattaaaaatgaaaaaaaaaatactagtcttgaattaaaaaattatcaatcCTTGCAGAAAACCATTGAAAGTAACAAGCTAAATAAAGAGGATAATCAATATGACAATGACGAAAATCAAGATACCGATTATTTTAGTGATAGCTATGATTTTGACAATACAAATGCCTTTatcaataaaaatgatacaagtaaattaaattattcaaatagtcacaaaaaaaatgatttatatgATATAAATGAGTCAAATGAGGCCAATATATCAAACAGTACAAGgttaaatgatttaaaagatgtatataattCAAATGAGCTTAACGTATtagatgaagaaaatgaagttAGTGGTTTATCTGATTTAAGTAAAGAAATTGATACAGATGACACAAATATTACAAAAGAAATAAACAATGTAAACAGTATAAATACtccaaataatttaaataaaagaaatattacaAATGATGCAAGTAGCgtacaaaatataaataatttagataaaGACAATAAAGCAAATAAATTGGAGCACTTgactaataataataatgaaaactcaaataatttaaacaGTGTGAGTAACTCTAATATAAGAATTTTAAGaagagaaaataatataaacaatttaaaaaatgaacatatttttaatgatacaagtaatataaatagtaatattttaaataataataatgctAATAATATAAGTGATATAAAAGCATCACATAAAAACAATTccaataataatgataaagacATTAATAACTTTGATAAAATAGACGAAgtaaataacaaaattacAAAGAACATTGATGACAATGTTAACAATATAAATCAAACAAATaagtataattttaataataataatactaatgCATACGATATAAATGGTATAAATAacaatttaaattatgatgataataaagaaaatataaataatgtaaattataacaatttaagtAGTACTTATAGGGCAAACGATGTACATGATGTAACAATTtcgaataatataaatgatgaaaatagtaaaaatatcaataatttaaatagtaataatgtAAACTATAATGATAATGACGCAAATGATAATAGTAACACAAATaatcaaaatttaaattataatagtaACAATATAAGTAATTCAAGTAATGCAAATAACAGTAATTTGAGTGACAATAGAAACGATACATATGGAACAAATAACAACTTAAATGATATTAACAATAGTATAAATAGCatatataacaatttttCCAATAATAATAGCATAAATGATCATAATAGTTCTAgcatatttcatttaaataataataatgcgCATTATGCAAGTAACGTGAGtgcaaataatttaaatcatggcaataatataaatgacgtaaataaaataaataatggtTTTAATGATAATGACATAAATGGactaaataaatttaatttaaataattataatgtaAATAACAATAATTCTAATAATCATAGCAAAGGAAATTCTAATGATAGTTATCTAAGTGATAATAATGTCAGTGATAAAAATggaaatttattatttaatgatcctaaaaatataaataattacataaaaaactTAGACAATACCAATTCAGAAAAATCGGAATCATCACGAAATGTtatgaatattaaaaatgatgaaaaaatcCAGGAAGTGAACaaattagaaaatgaaaaatcaaACAATGAAGTACATAAAACATCAAGCGAAAATATTGATGAACCTACAGGATCAAAGGTGTTTAAAGTCCCTAAAAAAAGGAAaccaaaaaataatgatacaTTTTCCATGGAAAATGACAAAAAATATGATCCAGAAGATATGTATCATggaaaaatgaataattcaACAGAATCGTATAATAATTACATTTCAAATTGGAAAAATAACGAAAAGGATGagttaaaacaaaaaaatatggatgaatatctaaaaaaaaatgataatttaaataatgccTTACCTAAaggtttaaatttttataaaataggTGAATCAGATGAAAAACCAAGGGGATTATTTAATGAGGAGGgtcaaaaaaaaagtccCCATTTTTCGGAACAGAAaaatcttaaaaatatatcagataatgatgaaaaaaatgatatgaaAAATTCAATGGAAGATACAGACGGACTTGATGAATCTAAAAGAGAAGTactaaaaagaataaatccTGTAAAATTTGAAGAATAcataaatgataaattatACGATACTtctgaagaaaaagaaagtaaGATCTTAAataaaacagaaaaaaattgggaaaatttattttctgaaaaaataaatttaaaaaaaggtgAATATGATAGAAATgagtataaatattttaaattgaaaaataatgaatttaaagTATTAGGAATAATTAATAAGTATTCTCCCAAAGGAGGTTTTTCTATATCCGTTGATTGTGGAGGATATGATGATTTCAACGGAATTCCAGGAATTTCTCATCTTTTACAGCACTCTATTTTCTATAGATCTCAAAAAAGAAGTACAACATTGTTAAGTGAATTAGGGAAATATTCATCAGAACATAACTGCCATACTAATGAATCATTTACTAATTACTATGCTACTGCCAATTCTGAAGATGTTCACCATTTATTGAAATTATTTGCAGATAATTTGTTTTATCCTGTGTTTGATGAAGAATACATAGAAAATGAAGTCAGAGAAATCAATAATGAATATGTTGCAATGGAGAATAATCCTGAGAATTGCCTAAAAACTGTTAGTGAATATATCACggattttaaatattctaaattttttgtttatggAAATTACGTTACATTGTGTCAAAATGTTTTAAGAAATggattaaatataaaaaaaattttgtatgAATTTCATAGAAAATGTTATCAGCCTAAAAATATGTCACTATCTATATTACtaggaaaaaaaataggTTCAGACAATCATTACAACATGAGTGATATTGAAAACATAGTTGTagaaatttttgaaaaaataaaaaattataattattcaaaagaaaatgatattaTAGGAAAAGAAAATAGTCATATAGGATTGGGAAAGAGAAACTTTAATAGACGAAAAAATCATTATGATAACAcaaatttcatttataatgATACACATTATAATTTCCTTGGatataatgataatgaaTATGGTACTTTTATTGAGTTTATTAACAAAtctaattatataattgaCTCAAACCAAAAAAGTAAGTATGTTGAAATTCTAAAGAAAGAAGGATGGGAAGATCAAATTTACTTATATTGGAGCTCTAAAATTAATATTgatttgtataaaaaaattgaagaatTTGGatctataaattttttacaagaaatattttccgactttaaaataaatggattaaaatataaattattagtagaaaataaatatgcatatgattttaaaattattagcACATATAACAAATATTATTTGAACTATGGAACactaataaaattaacaaagAAAGGAAAAAGTAACTTAGTTCATTTACTACATATAtacaatatatttattaaagaaattaCTAAATTATTTGATCATGATAGCTTAGATAAGGGTCTAAATAAGTACATACTTGACTATTATAGGGAAAAAGCCTTTGTCACTGATCATAATTTTAACAACAATGATGTAAACGTTGGTCTTaatgatttaataaattactctaataaattattaactTATTCAGATGATCCATCTTTATTTTCaactattaataaattaattgaaGATAGGGACAAAAATGATTTCCGAAATCATATTAAAATTACAAGTTTAATTGGTTCTCTAATAaagaatgaaaatttaaatatattaaatgttGTAGATGAATTTTCCATTACAAATCAAAGTAAAATTCCTTACACTACCATAACATATGCTACGGGGGAAAATCCATATCTTATTGATGAAAAGGAAattataaatgatataaatctTAAACTTCCAGAAATAAAAGTTTGTCCTTCTAGTAATTTTGGAAgtgataatattttttatgaacaaaattttttctgTGTCCCATATAATAATAGAGAAAATTTTGAATACTCGGAAAATAAACAAATGTTCATGTCacaggaaaataaaaatgcacTTAGATCAAGCATTTTATATAACACACCTTGCTTAATTAAATCTTCTTATggatataatatttattttaaaaaaggttTAACAAATGTTTCAAGAGTAAAGACTGatatcattttttactttCCTTCTAAAAACTTTACTTTTTATGAAGATATTTTCACTCGCATAcacattataattttaaaaaaaaagataaagataTTTCTTTCCGATTATACCAATTGTTcagtaaatataaatataaaatatagtGCAGGCTCATATAGTATACACATAGAAGCCAATAGTGATTTTTTCGAAGAATTATTTAAGAAATTAGAAGAGCTGATGTCAGCAAATGAAATTCCTTCAACTGATGAATTCAATGAAGCCTATgatgaattaaatttatcaGTACAAACAAATACAAAATTTGGAATagaaaattctttaaaaattatgcATTCTTTATTTAACAAATACATTCCAACTGATAAAGAAATTtatgatattttaaattctttctttttttatcctTCATATAATGCATacgtaaaatatataaatagttTTTTTCAAAGAAACTATATCAGCATTTTCATATATGGAAACCTTATAATAtcaaattcaaaaaataatgaaaattctcttaatgataataaaaataatgttgATAATAACAGTTataataatactaataataataataatattactgataataataataatgagaTAAAAGATAATATTAATGTTGATAGtgataatattaatagtGATATGACGGAAAATATTAATagcaataataatgataatagtaatattgataataattatacCAATGacaaagataataataatcatgatgataacaatttaaataacaatgaaaatattgataataataatgaacataaaataaaagataatgcATATTATAGGATAGATAATGAAAACAATTcttcatatttaaaaaaaaagcaagaAGCTTCAGAAAAGAGAGAAGACTTTGaggaagaaaattttaattcagACTCACTTCAAATATCTTTTAATGCATCGGGAATAGAATATTTAGTAAATTTATGTGAATCATTCATAAGAAAAGTAACAAATAGTGTTATTAAAAGAAGTGAATCTACATATTACACAAGGAAATTAATTAATGATGAGGATATTGAAATAAATGTCCAGAATACTGGTCAAAACATAAGTAACTCAATAATAGTATCATACATGATTGAATCAGAAACTATATTAAGTGATGTTTTAATTAACATTATAGCTGATTTAATTTCGTCagattttattaaatttattaagaTAAGATATAATGATGGCTATATTGTTAATGTAAAAACTTTTTTCACACCTTATGGCTTAGGTGGGTTACTTTTTGTAATTCAGAGTTTCGATAAAGAAGTTGAAAAACTTCAGGCAGACATATGTACTTTTGTTAAATACTTAACGTTCCAGCTACTAAATATTGAAATACCTGAGTTGATAAAGAAGCTAGAAATTATGAAAGAATCAtatgtaataaataatacTATATACACATTTAACCAGGAATATTCATCTATAATGGATCAATTAACCATTGGGCATGAATGCTTTGacaaaaaagataaaattataaaaatatttgacGAGTTGATTAATTGCCCCCAAATAattttagataaaataaattatattctaAAAAACTCAAAAAAAGCCATTTTTAAGGAATATAAAccttttaatatatcaaataataaaaaggagatcaatgataataataatataaacgAAAGATGTAATTATTCCTATTtgaaagatataaaaatgtCAAATGTACAACTGATAGATGATTCAcatttaattaaaacataCAAATTAAATGAGAATAAGAGTGTTTCAAATTAcgatatatttaaaatgggtgaattacataaaaaggaaaattttattaatttaccAAATTTCCTTCAGAGAGGAGAAAAGGGactttttcaatattttattgATTATTTTAGGAGTGATGATAAAAGTCATTTGAAGGATGGCAATTATTTAGATTTTAAGAGTTGTGATGAAGAAATGTCTTCAGAAAATATTCATGTATTTCAAAATTTCAcagataatataaaaaaaataagagaaTATTTTCTACTTAAGTTTACAACAGACaaagaaattaaagaaaaatgttCTATAGATTATGAAGAAATTAGGAAATATTGCTATGTACACAATGCTAATGATAATGATAAGGAGAAtgctttaaaataa